One Leishmania major strain Friedlin complete genome, chromosome 29 DNA segment encodes these proteins:
- a CDS encoding conserved hypothetical protein (previous protein_id=AAZ09486.1) translates to MLRIGRTLLAEVTTINSTTASVSGRLIRIRKKSKWIDRRSTRVPHNGKDIWYFGDQPSCALCHIRFRYKQDYEAHKESELHVNRLRWVETMNWWRETGEPAYLKASNEQWEWFEQHVLPTKAQEMGCTLDEARRVYRQAIMTETPTWHRPLQCPTVKQEVQEPRDQRWPASPKW, encoded by the coding sequence ATGCTCCGAATCGGCCGTACGCTCCTGGCGGAGGTCACGACCATCAACAGTACCACTGCATCGGTGAGCGGCCGTCTCATCCGGATACGCAAGAAGAGCAAGTGGATCGATCGGCGCAGCACCCGCGTGCCGCACAACGGCAAGGATATTTGGTACTTTGGCGATCAGCCCAGCTGCGCGCTGTGTCACATACGGTTCCGCTACAAGCAAGACTACGAGGCGCACAAGGAGAGCGAGCTGCACGTGAACCGTCTTCGGTGGGTCGAGACGATGAACTGGTGGAGGGAAACGGGCGAGCCAGCCTACCTCAAGGCGTCCAACGAGCAGTGGGAGTGGTTTGAGCAGCATGTGCTGCCCACCAAGGCGCAAGAAATGGGCTGCACCCTGGACGAGGCGCGGCGCGTGTACCGGCAAGCCATCATGACCGAGACCCCAACATGGCACCGACCGCTTCAATGCCCCACAGTGAAGCAGGAGGTGCAGGAGCCTCGTGATCAGCGGTGGCCTGCTTCTCCTAAATGGTAA